The Buteo buteo unplaced genomic scaffold, bButBut1.hap1.1 HAP1_SCAFFOLD_304, whole genome shotgun sequence genome includes a window with the following:
- the LOC142028364 gene encoding uncharacterized protein LOC142028364: MGDASQRRVQVLEDQLQRAGAALGGRLVLNAGLRRELEGLRGERRRLRRLLRRRAQELEEIQREIEGVLEREAAAQRDRVAAAAQRAQRRATARAAAAQEEAETRERRRSRLRHWHLRRFLAAKERQRAPPARPPPDTWVPLEASGDPPEGTGEGLEPPEEEEGEAQTFSRFLLVTEQHRQLQRLRRHLEQLQAEVEAAGDRGELGGVPGDPNLEALEEALETTARETRELQDRAQRGRNLLGLLGDGVAELLAQLAQGQDAAPDPDLDLDPDLDLDLDPDPLRAQLRRLEVGVTRLLLLSGDPPTQLPTGDETPAPTPPRGGRPPPPRPPSPRDDPAGGGLEDEERPLTPGELRERVLREVLNREGPPPTPQTLWLELGGGQDPAEP; the protein is encoded by the exons ATGGGGGACGCGTCCCAGCGCCGGGTGCAGGTGCTGGAGGATCAGCTGCAGCGG GCGGGGGCGGCGCTGGGGGGCCGCCTGGTGCTGAACGCCGGGCTGCGGCgggagctggaggggctgcggggggagcggcggcgccTGCGACGCCTCCTGCGACGGCGCGCCCAG gagctggaggagatcCAGCGGGAGATCGAGGGCGTCCTGGAGCGGGAGGCGGCCGCCCAGAGAGACAG ggtggCCGCAGCGGCGCAGCGGGCGCAGCGACGGGCGACGgcgagggcggcagcggcgcAGGAGGAGGCCGAGACGCGGGaacgccggcgcagccgcctCCGCCACTGGCACCTGCGGCGCTTCTTGGCCGCCAAGGAACGGCAACGGGCCCCCCCGG cacgcCCCCCCCCGGATACCTGGGTCCCCCTGGAAGCCTCCGGTGACCCCCCCGAGGGGacaggggaggggctggagccccccgaggaggaggaag gggaggcGCAGACCTTCTCCCGCTTCCTGCTGGTGACGGAGCAGCACCGGCAGCTGCAGCGGCTGCGCCGGCACCTGGAGCAG ctgcaggcagaggtggAGGCAGCGGGGGAccggggggagctggggggggtcccgggggacCCCAATTTGGAGGCGCTGGAGGAGGCGCTGGAGACCACCGCCCGGGAAACTCGGGAGCTGCAGGATCGGGCCCAGCGTGGGAGGAACCTGCTGGGGCTCCTGGGGGACg GGGTGGCAGAGTTGCTAGCCCAGCTGGCCCAAGGGCAGGATGCGGCCCCTGACCCCGACCTTGACCTTGACCCTGACCTTGACCTTGACCTTGACCCCGACCCGCTGCGGGCTCAGCTCCGGCGCCTGGAGGTCGGGGTCacccggctgctgctgctgagtggggacccccccacccag ctcccaacAGGGGACGAGACCCCggcacccaccccaccccgggggggtcgccccccccctccgcgcccccccagccccag ggacgaccccgctgggggggggctggaggacGAGGAGAGACCCCTGACCCCCGGCGAGCTGCGGGAACGCGTCCTGcgagag GTGCTGAACCGTGAggggcccccccccaccccacagacCCTCTGGctggagttggggggggggcaggacccCGCCGAGCCTtga
- the EMP3 gene encoding epithelial membrane protein 3: MSFLLFTVSALHVLVLVLLFVATLDKAWWVLPDEETVNLWYDCVFQNGTRSWVCASVADSPWLRAVQGLMVGALLLSSGAFALFLWQLHAGPRGRLFAASGGTQLLAGLAVLAGAGLYAAQGGRPPGGRFGHCFVLAWLCVPLALVSGVTYIHLRKRE, from the exons ATGAGtttcctgctcttcaccgtcagCGCCCTCCacgtcctcgtcctcgtcctcctctTCGTCGCCACCCTCGATAAG gcGTGGTGGGTGCTGCCGGACGAGGAGACGGTGAACCTGTGGTACGACTGCGTCTTCCAGAACGGCACCCGCAGCTGGGTCTGCGCCAGCGTCGCCGACAGCC cgTGGCTGCGGGCGGTGCAGGGGCTGATGGTGGGcgccctcctcctctccagcgGCGCCTTCGCCCTTTTCCTCTGGCAGCTCCACGCCGGACCCCGCGGGCGACTCTTCGCCGCCTCGGGGGGCACCCAGCTCCTCGCAG GGCTGGCGGTgctggcgggggcggggctgTACGCGGCGCAGGGGGGGCGCCCGCCCGGTGGCCGTTTCGGCCATTGCTTCGTCCTGGCCTGGCTCTGCGTCCCCCTCGCCCTGGTCAGCGGCGTCACCTACATCCACCTGCGCAAGAGGGAGTGa
- the TMEM143 gene encoding transmembrane protein 143 produces MSRGAIFGVSPPSRRYFRRVVVVARPRGAGLELAAFREVPLEALELLLGRGRVRTPGLTRARLHLGLAAWGTFLFLNLGLGLMADLKVGATGLLLGLGAAVAFRGAKAFARRREAAALELARSRYRRGTAQHGDLVADLVAALTRRAQDEATKEALLAHTFLPRCHGPQAEARLQAAVEGWLRRRFGLPLAFPAGRALRRLRGLGGPRDP; encoded by the exons ATGTCCCGCGGTGCCAtttttggggtgtcccccccctccaggcGATATTTCCGTCGGGTGGTGGTGGTCGCCCGCCCGCGGGGCGcggggctggagctggcggCTTTCCGGGAGGTTCCGCTGGAagccctggagctgctgctggggagggggcgagTGCGGACCCCCGGCTTGACCCGCGCCCGCCTGCACCTGGGCTTGGCGGCCTGGggcaccttcctcttcctcaacctggggctggggctgatGGCCGACCTCAAGGTGGGGGCCACCGGcctcctcctggggctgggggccgcCGTCGCCTTCCGCGGAGCCAAG GCGTTTGCCCGTCGGcgcgaggcggcggcgctggaGCTGGCGCGCAGCCGGTACCGGCgcggcacggcgcagcacggGGACCTGGTGGCCGACCTGGTGGCCGCCCTGACCCGCCGGGCGCAGGATGAGGCCACCAAGGAGGCGCTGCTGGCCCACACCTTCCTGCCCCGCTGCCACG GCCCGCAGGCGGAGGCGCGGCTGCAGGCGGCGGTGGAGGGCTGGCTGCGGCGCCGCTTCGGGCTGCCCTTGGCCTTCCCGGCCGGGAGAGCCCTGCGCCGCCtgcgggggctgggggggccgcGGGACCCCTGA
- the LOC142028367 gene encoding uncharacterized protein LOC142028367, whose protein sequence is MCIAPQRGPLHPALQPIAPSAPCLAPCIAICRATLRPLHPALHPVHPVHPALHPVHPVQTALHPALHPVLPVHHTWHPVHPALHPVHAALRFLHPALHPVHPVHAAALCFLHHALHPVHPVHPVLPVHPALHPVHPVHAATLDFLHPALHPVLPVHAALHPVHPVHAATLHFLHAALHPVLPVHPVHPATLHFLHSALHPVHAAALRFLHPALHPVLPVHATTLHFLHPALHPVLPVHAALHPVHPVHTAALRFLHPALHPVLPVHPVHATAFHPVLPVHPVLPVHPVHATAFHPVLPVHPVHAAALHPVLPVPPPCPRLPPVPTHAHAANPPARRRCSAAPPCRVPGVASGRGLRAWCRTRPLPAATPQPPVYRQDAAAAPRRPGGRRLRAGGLDAGDLDAGDLIGDVIGDLIGDLNGDGDAGDLAAAGDGGFAGDLATRAIVVIGGGLAGAVVGAGAVIGAVTAVADGVAAGGGGGGAGAGPAQPSSPRGAAGVGAGISGHLRAPLPGAAAASAADGVPPVGQFPRRLPGLRLPPRPSAAPPLPPPAPPPPGLVRPHRPRPGHGGPRGAGGVPGGGSSGEKGGGHPGPVTGRSQFPAVARGRHRLRPPGAAPAGRGAGVGEAGGVRGDPVWALGQRVGPLPDAPPPSPAVALQPPPPGPHRPVGQNWGGGL, encoded by the exons ATGTGCATTGCACCCCAGCGCGGCCCCTTGCACCCAGCGTTGCAGCCCATTGCACCCAGCGCACCCTGCCTTGCGCCCTGTATTGCAATCTGC CGTGCCACGTTGCGCCCATTGCACCCCGCCTTGCACCCAGTGCACCCAGTGCACCCCGCCTTGCACCCAGTGCACCCTGTGCAAACCGCCTTGCACCCTGCATTgcacccagtgctcccagtgcacCACACCTGGCACCCAGTGCACCCTGCCTTGCACCCAGTGCACGCTGCATTGCGCTTTCTGCACCCCGCATTGCACCCAGTGCACCCAGTGCATGCTGCCGCATTGTGCTTTCTGCACCACGCCTTGCACCCAGTGCACCCAGTgcacccagtgctcccagtacaCCCAGCCTTGCACCCAGTGCACCCAGTGCATGCTGCCACATTAGACTTTCTGCACCCTGCATTgcacccagtgctcccagtgcacGCTGCCTTGCACCCAGTGCACCCAGTGCACGCTGCCACATTGCACTTTCTGCACGCTGCATTgcacccagtgctcccagtgcacCCAGTGCATCCCGCCACATTGCACTTTCTGCACTCTGCCTTGCACCCAGTGCATGCTGCGGCATTGCGCTTTCTGCACCCCGCCTTgcacccagtgctcccagtgcatGCCACCACATTGCACTTTCTGCACCCTGCATTgcacccagtgctcccagtgcacGCTGCCTTGCACCCAGTGCACCCAGTGCACACTGCCGCATTGCGCTTTCTGCACCCCGCATTgcacccagtgctcccagtgcacCCAGTGCATGCCACTGCATTccacccagtgctcccagtgcacccagtgctcccagtgcacCCAGTGCATGCCACTGCATTccacccagtgctcccagtgcacCCAGTGCATGCTGCCGCCTTgcacccagtgctcccagtgcccccgccttgcccccgcctccccccggTGCCCACCCACGCCCACGCCGCGAACCCTCCCGCGCGCCGCCGCTGCAGCGCGGCCCCGCCCTGCCGCGTGCCGGGCGTCGCCTCCGGGCGCGGCCTTCGGGCGTGGTGCCGGACCCGCCCTCTGCCCGCTGCCACGCCCCAGCCCCCCGTGTACCggcaggatgctgctgctgctccgcGCCGGCCGGGCGGCCGTCGCCTCCGCGCCGGCGGCCTCGACGCCGGTGACCTCGATGCCGGTGACCTCATCGGTGACGTCATCGGCGACCTCATCGGCGACCTCAACGGTGACGGCGACGCCGGCGACCTCGCCGCCGCCGGTGACGGCGGCTTCGCTGGCGACCTCGCCACCCGCGCCATCGTCGTCATCGGCGGCGGCCTCGCCGGTGCCGTCGTCGGCGCCGGTGCCGTCATCGGTGCCGTCACCGCCGTCGCCGATGGCGTCGCTGCTGGCGGCGGTGGCGGAGGCGCGGGCGCAGGGCCGGCGCAGCCGTCGTCCCCCCGAGGTGCCGCCGGGGTGGGAGCGGGAATTTCGGGACACCTTCGTGCCCCTCTCCcgggagcagctgcagcatctgctgctgacG gAGTTCCACCCGTCGGGCAGTTCCCGCGCCGCCTTCCTGGCCTTCGCCTCCCGCCTCGACCAAGCGCTGCACCCCCGCTACCACCGCCTGCACCTCCACCTCCAG gcctTGTACGGCCCCATCGACCCCGACCGGGACACGGGGGACCCCGGGgtgccgggggggtccccgggggggggtcgTCGGGAGAGAAGGGTGGTGGCCACCCTGGCCCGGTTACTGGCCGAAGCCAATTTCCAGCGGTTGCCCGAGGCCGCCATCGCCTTCGCCCTCCTGGTGCAGCACCCGCTGGACGAGgtgcag gtGTCGGTGAAGCTGGAGGAGTACGAGGAGATCCAGTTTGGGCACTGGGGCAGCGGGTGGGACCCCTGCCcgacgccccccccccctccccggcggtgGCCCtacagccgcccccccccggcccccacaGGCCAGTGGGgcagaattgggggggggggctataA